In Fluviicola sp., the sequence GAGGTTATCTATTTAGCAAGAGATTGGGTAAAGACGGCAGTAGACGAAATTTACGAAATCTGTAAGGGATTATCTGAAGATGAAAGAGCCGCAATTCGCAAAGCTTTTTTTATTAATAATGATATTGAATCATTGTGTGAAGGTTTATCAAGACCCATTGAGCTGAATACATTAAATTCTATCGTTGAACAAAAAATGAAGCCATTATTGGTTCGTTTTTATAATGAATTGATCAATACCAAAGAAAAATTAGATTATTACAACAAGCTAATTGAAAATAGCGGTCACTACAAGTTCTGTCCTTGTTGTGGTTTGACACCCATTGAAAGTGCTGAATCTCATTATCGGGAAGATAATGATCATTATTTACCCAAAGCCGACTATCCCTTCGCATCAGTGAACTTCAAAAATTTACCTCCTTTGTGCAGTAAATGTAATAAGAAGTGTAAATCGACTAAGAACCCATTTGAAAATAGAAGAATATCATTTTATCCTTTCGTGCCTTTAGAAAATGAGTTTGAAATTAGCATTGAGATAAATGATTTGGGTTCTACAAACTATTTAGAATTAAAAGAACCAGAAGTTGCAATAGGCTTTAATAATGATGTTGATAAAGTTGATACGTGGAACTGGTTATTTGAAATTAATACAAGATATAACGAAGAAGTTCGACAATTTAGTAAAACTGAGTTGAGAATTTTGGCCAATCGATTTAGAAGAAATGAAGAACGGAAGCAAAGTATGTCTTATCAAGAAATATTAAACGATGCAATTGAAGATTATACCTTTGATAAGTATGATGACCGAAAATTTTTAAAAGCACCATTTCTAAGAGAAATGTTGAACAAGCCCGAGTGGTTGGCAACTTATATATAAAATCGTAATTTGTTATCAGCCAAAATATCCACTTATAAATACTCACTGAAAAAAAGTACTCATGAAAATCGAGCACATCATACGAGATTACATGGTCGAGAATCCTGATTTCATTGAAGAGGGATTAAAGGTGGTAGAGAAAGAACATTACCTCCCGGATGAAATAGGGACAAGTGGTTTTATAGATATATTGTGTAGTGACATCTACAATAACTTCGTCATAGTTGAAATTGGTCCGACTCTGCGGCCAGGCAGACTTTTACAGAAGTCCTTAAATACGCTCAACTCATCAAGAACAGGTACAATGCCCGCAATAGTGAAATCCGGATTATCATTGTTTCTACCCATTGGGATGAAATCATTCAAGCATTTTCCAGTTTATGTGTTGATTCTCCTTTTTCTATCAAAGGTTTTCAGATTAATATTAATGAACAAACAAAAATACCCGAACACAAAGAGGAAATAGCACCAATCTCCTCCAAGTTCTTTGCTAGGAAGTTCATGCCATCACAAATAATGTATCTGTTTCGTTCAGAAGACAAACGCCAGGAAGCTCATAAAATTTTGGACCAAAAACTGCAACTTGCTAATACTTCAGATTACGTATTGGTGAATCTGGATGCACCTGACAGAAAAGAAATAATTTTTCCTTATGCTATAAATGCTGCCCTCCAAAGGGTAACCAAGAAAGAGTTATTACAGTCGATTGCTCTCTTAGACGGAGAGAGTCATTTAGATATGGAAGAAGAAGAGTTCGAAAATGAGTTTGAATACCTAAACTATCTGGAAGAAGTGTTGATAATGTCTCTTGAAATGACACACTATGTAGATGACATCGAAGCAGGATATGCTGAAAAGTTTGAAAGTGTCATAAGTACTCAAGGCTGGAAAATTTCATCAATCAATCGTTATGGTATTTTTAAAACGGACCCAAGATACACTGACGAATTGCTCATTAAAGAGTTAAAGGGGCATGATGGCAACAATCCAAATAAATTTGTTGGTTTTTCAGAATCAACTCAAAAAGAAAGGTTAAAGGAAATTCGATTAGAATGTCAACATTGCTTAGTTCACACTCCCCATTGGGCTGAGTTTATCGACCGTATATTTAGTGATTTGGAAAGCAAAAAGGATAAATACAGAGTAATTGTTGATGTCTATAATCCTGACTCCATTATTAAAGCATTCTATTTTACATTAATAAAAGGAGATTCCAATTACCTTCCATTGTTTCACCTCATTGTAGATTACATAGATGAGAATAAAGTTGAAATCTATAGAGGTGAAATTAAATCCATCGGAATTACGCCTCGTTTAAAGCTATTTACTTCACCTGACGGTAGTGGTGTGTATAATGAAATAATCAATTCGATGCTAATTCCTGATTGTGAAATTGATGCTTTTAGAATGGGACTTCGTTATGTGATATCAAAGACTGAAATCGTTGATGATAAAGAATTACCTGAGCTATTTGTTGAGATCGATGAAAATGCGGTAGTTCCTGATACTAGCAAATACTATTCACTGGAAGAGTATTTTATGACTAACAAGAGTTCGATTGCGCTGATGTTAAAAAATTATGGACGATTCGCTTTTCATATGTAGGTTTGAATCAATCTATTTAAGATTATTACTTTGTGGAGTGAAGCAGTTCTCTAACATCTACCTTCAAAGTATCTGCAATCAATAACAAAGTTTCCAAAGAAGGCTGCATATCGTTCGTACACCACCGGGAAACAGTTGTAGTGTTCTTTCCGATCTTATCTGCCAACCATTTATTAGTTCTTCCTTGTTCCACCAGAACTACTTTTATCCTATTAATTGCTTTTTTGGCCATTTTAATTTTTGAATACGTAAAGAAAATATCCTTTTACATCAAAAATATAGCTTCCAAATCAATTGATTTGATTATGTAATTCGCCTATAAAAAATCGTATAACAAAAATATATTTGTGTAAAATGAAATGTTAATGTATTTTTACACTAATTAAAAGTTAACTAATATCCTATTGGATATAACTTGTTCTATATTTCGATATGAATTAGTACTATGAAATAATAGTACCTTTGGAGAGATAGAATTCAAAGAAGGTACTTCTAAAATATTAAGAGTAGCGTTAGCTATTAGGTCTTGCCCTCAAAATCGCCAAAATTAAGACACGCAAGAACTGATAGACTAACCACTCCTGGAAACGGGCGTGGTTGTCTTTGGTTTATTGTGTGTCGGGTGTTTGGCGATACCTTGAGGACAGTAAGCTGAGCACCACGCCTGCTTGTTTTATCAACCCCCGTTTTGGTGCTGAGCGGGAAATTAAACCTTCTCCAAATGGAAACACTACCACACGCACCAATAGAAACCCGAAAGACATTCATTTGTAATGAAACCATTATCATTAATCTGATCAAGCAGGATTTGATTAACTGGAAAATGATTCATTCACTTCAAAAAGTGCAGGTTCGCGCAGACGATTACCAATTGGATATTAGTTCTATCATTTTCGAAATCATGGACCTGGAGAATCGGAAAGATGTAGATGAAATCTTTGAGAAATACATGGAACTATCAAAGCCGGTGCTAAAGCTATACTCAAGCCTGTCAAACCGGAAAATTGATTTGCTGGCTTCTAAGATTTATGATTATTTGGAAAAGTGTAGACAAAAATGAAAAATCAGATCCAAATGGATCTGATTTTTCATTTAATCTGAATATTTCTTGATCACTAAAATTTATGTAGCAATCAACTGATAGACTCTGAAATCCTATTTTTTAGATCTAACCCGCTTAATAACCACCCTGGTCTTCGAATATCGTTCTAATTCTGTTAATTCCTTAGCAATTTTTATTTCCCAAAGTTTTTGTTTTTCAGAAACAAGTCCATGATTTGTTTCTTTATCATACTGATTATTAAGAGTTCTTCTTGTTAACACGGCTTTTTCAAATATTCTATTTATCATTGGATTAATGCTGTCTAAAGAAGTGAACTTGTAATCTAAAAATTCCTTTCTTAATTTTCTAGTAGCTAATTCTGCAATATCAAAATGCAATTGTTCGTGTTTTAAAAGATTTGTCGTCGTTATTTTTTTCCACGATTCTTTTTTTCCAAAAGAACATACAAAATCATAATCAACTATACTATCACAACGAGTATTAACCTTACTATCTATGATAGTGTACGTAGAAGCTTTGTATTTGCTTTTCTCGTCGGGCTTTCCTTGAAAATCATCCCAGGTTAATTTTATTTTAGGATCCCAAAAAATCACATCAGCACCTTTACTTAGTTGTTTTTTAGGTAATTGATTACCATCTACCAAGGAAATGCTTGAGATCGAAAATAAAATAAAAATCATTAAATAGCTTGGTTTCCTCTTTTTCATAATTATTACTATTATAAAATCATGCCATTTTTATGGACATTTTATCCTAACTTTATTAATCAATTCACCCGTAACACTTTTAGCAGCAGTTAAACTACCTCGAATTGTCGATATTCTCGACGATGGAACTCCTAATCCCATCAACATTCGTTTAAGTTCTTGCGCTCGATTCAACCCCATTTCTCTATTTTTTACCTTAGAAACCGGATTAATCATATTCCAAATCTTTGGATCGTTTTCAGCGAAATTCAAATTATAAATTAATACTAATGTAGAACCTGGATTATGTAACATAGTTTTTGCTAATCCTTTAGCCCAACCATATGTGGATTTTCTATTAGTTAAAGTCCATGTATCAGCGTTAAACTGTGCATTAATATCAACTGGTCTCGTTTGATCCTCATAACACGGTTGAGGTGGAGGTAAAATAGGAGTTTTTGGTGGTTTAGGAGGTCTTTTGATTCCGCCTCCTGTTGGTGGCGGATTTCCAGGTACATCTGGTGGCCCATTCGGCGGTACATCTGATGAACCATCTCCAGTTGAATGCTCTCCACTTTTAGGATTAGCATCTTCATTCTTCTTTAATGATGAGACTTCGGAAGTATACACATAGGTACCCATATAATAGTGTCCAAAGCGTCCTGAAGCTGAGGTTCCGGAAACATCTTTCTCCCATTTATCACCATTTCTGAAATGATATCTGGATACCAGTTGGGAATTATCTTTATTAGTATAAATAAACTCAACAATATTATTTTCTTTCATTCCCTCAGTTGGCAATTTTAACATTTCATTCCGGTCGGCATTTTTATCAGTGAAGTTTCTCTGACCCTCCATAGGAGTAGATTGAATGACAGTTTCCCCACCATTCTTTCCTTGTTCGCTATTTTTTGAGTTATTATTCTGCATACCATCAATATCATAGTCATTAATTGGGTTGTTATCAGAATAATTATAGGGGCTAAGGTGTGCATATTTTGAAGATAACGGATCCACACTGATAAATCTACAAGTCCATGCTGCGTAATACCTCGCCCCGTAATAATACAACCCACTTTCGAGATCTTTTTCTCTACCTACGTAATGGTATCGTTTTTTAGTAAATGTTCTTAAAGAACTATCACCAAAAGGATAATATTCTTCCTTATCGATGATAGTTCCATAAACATCAAGGCGTACCGTAGAACTCCTAATTTGATCTTCCAGATTATATATAATATCAGCAGAGATATCATCAGGAAACAAATCTCCTATTCGAATTATCGCAACACGCGAATTGTCATCCGTCAGATGGACATAATTTTTCTCATAAACAGTCCCGTTTTCCAGAATGCAATACTCAAAAAGACCATCAATATATATAGTACGCTCGTAAATTGGATTAGTACTTGTTCCTGTACGAACTAACTTACTCACTCGGTTCATTCCGGAATAATCATATTGTACAAATATCGTAGGATCGGAGCTCCCTGCTTGATTGTAATATGCTATTAATTGATTTCCTGCATTCCAAATATAATTTCGGGTAGTTCCTGCAGTGATTTGATTCCCACAGGAATCATAGGTGAAGTCTTCTATCAATGAAGGAGCTAAAGTTTCTACTTTTTGTAAAGAGTTATACCCTTCGTTATATGTAAAATTTCGAGTAAAACCGTTCGTTCCCAATTGTTTTACTTGTTGTATATTTCCTAATTTGTCATAAGTATATTTTCGAGTATAATTACGAACGTTATTTGCATTAGGAGTTCCAGGAGTAGGCGCATAACTGTACAGGTAATCATTTTCGTGCTGGGTATCACTCTCTCGTCCGTCAGCAGAAACAACTCGATAAAGAGGATCATATTCAAAATTCCTATCTAAAGAATTACTCCCCAATATACTTCCTGTAATGCCACAATCGTTTACCCTATGAAGTATCTTAAGAATATTTCCAACCAAATCAAAATTGAAACCGTCATCTTGTTTATTCGATCCACTTTGTGGCTCATAAGTGATAAGATTTCCAATGTGGGATTTAACATATTTCTCACTTCGTTGACGTAATAAGCGAAAAGTGTTATAATCATAGGAATATCTTGTCATAACGTTATTGCCAAAAGCTACAAGTAATCGTTCTCCCTTTGCATTATAGACAATATTTTCTACGTATTCTATTCCATCGTAACTTACTTTTGCAAGTGTTCCTCCACGGTTATATGTCGGTGTTATTTCTTTACGTTCATTATTTACATTCTCTGGCAAAGAAATTTTTATTACTCTATTCAATGCATCAAAGGTATTACTCGTTTCAAAGATTTTTATATCTAAAATAGTTGGCAATCCGGTCCAATCGATTAAGTACGTTTCATAATTATTCAATGCAGTTTTCAATACAACACTACTAATTACTTGCTGTTTTTTAGAAAGTAAGTTGCCTTTAAAATCGAATGCTACATTTTCTATTTTTCCGCTTTCGTCATATTGTTGCCATACTTGTCCAAGGAGATTATTTGTTTTTGGTGAAATTGATTCTTCACCATAAATTATCTGAGTACTTAAACGAAAAGAACTTATCCCATTGTTTTTTGACCAACCAAAAATTGGCCGATATAAAGGATCATAAACCGAGAGTATTCGAGCTCCCTTGGCATCTTTTCCTTCAATGACTTTTCCTGTCGTATCAAAAACTAAGATGTTTTTTCCGCTGTCAATGTGTTTTGTCCAAAGTGGTGGAATAAAACTATCTTTCCTAACTGGTCGCAGATCATAAATATGTTCGAACACTTTTCTATTATAGGAGTCACGCACTTCTAGTAAATTGCTTCGAATATCATATTGATAGTACATCAAAACATCTTCATACATTTCCGTCTCTGGATTATAATGCGATTTGTGCTCCGTGGTTTTGACAGTTCTTCCAAATGTGTCTACCAAATTACTAGACGGGGTAAACCAATTATTTTGAGGGATATTTATTGTCGGATTAGTCAATGGGGCTAAATCGTTTCCATCATATGTGTAATTTTCCCATGGAGTAGGTGTAAAGTTGTCAGGGAAATCTAGCGAGTTAGGAACGCCATAAATCACCCGTTGTTCGCTATTATCAGGATTTACTACTTTGATCAATCTTGCCCATGAATCATAATACATTTTAATTTTCACTCCCATTTGTGGCATAATTGTCCCTCCCGTAGTACTTAATTGAGGTAATGAATAATCAAAATCTTTATCAAAGAAAGGTTCGTATTGTTCCACGATTTTCCCCTTATTATTGTAAATACTCCAACCACTTACTACTACGTTTAGCGGATCGTTTTCACCCCTTTCAACACCTATAGCAGGAGCATTCACAGTATTTTGATTCGCTAATAATCCTGAAGATCCAAAGATTTGATTTCCAAAAATCACATCTTCAGCTTGAGTTCTTGTCTGCAACAACCTTCCAAAGCCATCTGAGTAATCCACCTTAACAATGGTCAAACTATTAGGATTTTGTTGGTAATGTTCTTCTCTTAAGATGGTTTTTACCCAAATGGGATTTCCTTGGTTCTTAAATGCAAAGAAGTCATATTCCATCTGTACAGATGGAGAGAAACGCTCGTAAAAATCTCCTGAATTACTTTTATAATCTCCTTCTGTACCTTTACCTATTAATGCCGTAGCGCATAGTAATCCAAGCGGTGAAAAATCAAAAACGGAGCTGTTGTCATTTAAATCGGTTATCTTATTAGTTTGAAGAATCCGGTAATCATATTCCGATCTTACTTCTAGATAACCTGTTGTACTGAACCATTGTTTTGCCCTTACAGGAAGAAATTGATACGAATCGTATTCAATTGTGGAAAGATTGTCAAATACATCTTTATTCTCCATAACCAATCCAACAGGATATTCTATCTCACTATCCTGCCAATCATACTTAATGCGTCCATTTTCCGCATACCATCCCTCCTTATGATTTGGATAACCACTTCTGCGGTCTTTGTACCCTAAACGCTGATCTCCATTTTGCAGCAATTCTTCAAAAGTAGTAGGATAACCATTTGTACTACTCCAATCAGGAGTAACTTTAAAACATTCAGGAGTATCTATACCATATACAGTTTCTATAATTTCCTCTGTCAAGACAAGCGTTTCACTCCTCACGGATAAACCATAATTCCCGATTTGTCCGTAAGGTAAGCCTTCAAAAGCTTCCCCATCGTAAAAATTCAGGGAACAGCCTATTACAGGCAATGTGTTACTATTGAAAACAAGGTCTTTGTACCCAAAAATATTCAGGTTTGTTGCGGATTTAGTAGCATCGTATGAAGTCGATTTTTTTACCCGGTCCGCCATGTATTGCCCGTTCGGAATGTCTTTGTAAATGAATTCGCTGATGCCGTAAGTACCCAGGTAGTCTCCGTTTCCGCCTCCGAGTGGAGTTGCCCCACGTGGAAGTCCCGCACTTAACTGCCCTCCCGGATTTCCATAAGCATCGTAATCTTTTGTGAAGGTAAATTGGTGCATTGGATCGTTTCCACGCTCGTATTGACTGGTTCTTCCAGCTAAACTAAAGGAGAAAAATACATATTGTTCTCCTAGCTGTTGGGATGTATACAACGGATCAAACTCAGTTCGAATTCCCATCAAACTTTCCGTAATGGTGTATGGAATATTCTCTAGTACCGATCCGTCACGACCATAGAGTTCTGATCGCAACAAAGTTCCTCTTAGAGTCCGAATAGCATCTCGTCTGGCTCTTCTGGGCAAGGAACTCAATAGGTTTTTAGTTTCTGTCGTTCGCTGAAGGACATTACTGTCTCCTTGCCAATATTGATATGCAAAATCCAGTTCTTCCCAGCGGGTATAATCCGGGCCTACAGGCCCCAAATGAAACCAGCTTTTGGTTTCCACAGGTGGAGAGTAATATTCTGCAATCAGGTTTCCCGGACTGTTTAAGTTATTCTCAGTCCCATCCGAGGATGCCGTAGTAAAACGTTCGAACGATTCCGTATCCCGTGAATCAACCTGGGCAAAGCCCCTGAATTCTCGTTCTGCTCCATCCCAGTAACCATTGTGATAGGAATATTCGGTTACCAGCTTTCCACCGGAGAGGAGGTCATGAACTTCCGTGCGATTCACTACCTGTACCGGAAAAGGCAATTGTGTTTTCCAACGTGTTTGTGGATCCTGATCGTCTCTCAAAAAATGTTCGATGGAAGAACCGTATGCAACACGCGTAACACTTCCCATATTGTTGTTCATTTCTTCCAGCAAGTAGGGCTTATTTCCGCCAGTGAAATCCAGGAAGAACATTCTTCCTTTTGTTCCGGTTGTAACAATCTGACTCCATACAATTCCGGCCTGACCGGTTCCCATGATATCTGCAATGCGCAGACTTTCTGCCTGATGTACAGCCGGAGTCCCCATGATTTTCACTCCTTGTGAAAAAGAGTTTCCACTTTGATTTACATACAGAGTAACTTGATTATTTTCTACAAATGCAATGTCAGCTTGTCCGTCACCATCCAAATCTCCCAATAATATTTGCTTCGGATTGAATTGTTCCGGGAAACGTGGTGCATTAGTCATATTGACAATTTTACCGAAACGTCCATAGCCCAGGTTCGGCCAATACTGCACTCTTCCGGATGAAATGAGTACAATATCTTGTAATCCATCCCCAGTCATATCTGCGAAACGAACGCGTGGATCTGCAAAACTGAAATCCGCAAAGGTTTTGTCTGCAAGACGCAATTGGTCAAATCCTTTTTCCGGGTCATTCAGAAAACATTCAAACTTGGCTCCGTTACGCAATACATCTGTAATTCCATCTCCATCCAAATCAATGAGTTGCACTTCCGGATCCGTTAAACTGAATGAAGGTTTTTTGGAATAGGAACGGTAATTCTTTTTATCCCAAACGTCATTGAAACTTCCGGAAAAATAACCTGCCTGATTATCATTGACAACTAATAAATCACTGCGCCCATCTCCGTTCGCATCGATCAGCTGAACACCAGCATTCCCCAGTTGAATAGAAGGAGAAACCGGGATTGTTTTAGGAGAAGCAAAAACACCCTTTCCTTTGTTGGGCCAATAACGTGATCCCGTTCCATCCATTTGCAGCAAATCCGGAAGTCCGTTTCCTGTCACATCGACCAATTCATATCCGGATTGTGCCAATGAAAGAGAAGGAATAGGACCTTTTATTTCATCCAGTCCACGAATGGAAGGCTTGAAAGTGGAATAACCGAATTCCAATGGCGGCATCCATTCACTTTCTGCTCCTTTGTGACCTTCTACACTTAAGTTCTTCAATAGAGAAATTCCATTCAAAGG encodes:
- a CDS encoding endonuclease NucS domain-containing protein codes for the protein MKIEHIIRDYMVENPDFIEEGLKVVEKEHYLPDEIGTSGFIDILCSDIYNNFVIVEIGPTLRPGRLLQKSLNTLNSSRTGTMPAIVKSGLSLFLPIGMKSFKHFPVYVLILLFLSKVFRLILMNKQKYPNTKRK
- a CDS encoding SpvB/TcaC N-terminal domain-containing protein gives rise to the protein MSNTNGTSAIIAPSGGGAQSGLGEKFSPDLFTGTGNFSVPIAVPSGRNGMQPNLSLGYSTGNGNGVFGLGWALGIPGITRKTSKGIPVYDDRKDVFILSGAEDLVPVKHEKETVEEEGTSVNWERTYYRPRTEGLFARIVHHKKSSGKNYWEVKSKDGLITYYGSPDLPFREASFVIANPENRNAIFGWTLSKTVDPFGNEVIYEYERELLLSDSKAQPHSSDQLYLSSIKYNQYYEEDIKKHLCEVRFEYEERPDAFSIYRQGFETRTTKRCKSVSTYTHADETRKVKTYHFNYMEGLPLNGISLLKNLSVEGHKGAESEWMPPLEFGYSTFKPSIRGLDEIKGPIPSLSLAQSGYELVDVTGNGLPDLLQMDGTGSRYWPNKGKGVFASPKTIPVSPSIQLGNAGVQLIDANGDGRSDLLVVNDNQAGYFSGSFNDVWDKKNYRSYSKKPSFSLTDPEVQLIDLDGDGITDVLRNGAKFECFLNDPEKGFDQLRLADKTFADFSFADPRVRFADMTGDGLQDIVLISSGRVQYWPNLGYGRFGKIVNMTNAPRFPEQFNPKQILLGDLDGDGQADIAFVENNQVTLYVNQSGNSFSQGVKIMGTPAVHQAESLRIADIMGTGQAGIVWSQIVTTGTKGRMFFLDFTGGNKPYLLEEMNNNMGSVTRVAYGSSIEHFLRDDQDPQTRWKTQLPFPVQVVNRTEVHDLLSGGKLVTEYSYHNGYWDGAEREFRGFAQVDSRDTESFERFTTASSDGTENNLNSPGNLIAEYYSPPVETKSWFHLGPVGPDYTRWEELDFAYQYWQGDSNVLQRTTETKNLLSSLPRRARRDAIRTLRGTLLRSELYGRDGSVLENIPYTITESLMGIRTEFDPLYTSQQLGEQYVFFSFSLAGRTSQYERGNDPMHQFTFTKDYDAYGNPGGQLSAGLPRGATPLGGGNGDYLGTYGISEFIYKDIPNGQYMADRVKKSTSYDATKSATNLNIFGYKDLVFNSNTLPVIGCSLNFYDGEAFEGLPYGQIGNYGLSVRSETLVLTEEIIETVYGIDTPECFKVTPDWSSTNGYPTTFEELLQNGDQRLGYKDRRSGYPNHKEGWYAENGRIKYDWQDSEIEYPVGLVMENKDVFDNLSTIEYDSYQFLPVRAKQWFSTTGYLEVRSEYDYRILQTNKITDLNDNSSVFDFSPLGLLCATALIGKGTEGDYKSNSGDFYERFSPSVQMEYDFFAFKNQGNPIWVKTILREEHYQQNPNSLTIVKVDYSDGFGRLLQTRTQAEDVIFGNQIFGSSGLLANQNTVNAPAIGVERGENDPLNVVVSGWSIYNNKGKIVEQYEPFFDKDFDYSLPQLSTTGGTIMPQMGVKIKMYYDSWARLIKVVNPDNSEQRVIYGVPNSLDFPDNFTPTPWENYTYDGNDLAPLTNPTINIPQNNWFTPSSNLVDTFGRTVKTTEHKSHYNPETEMYEDVLMYYQYDIRSNLLEVRDSYNRKVFEHIYDLRPVRKDSFIPPLWTKHIDSGKNILVFDTTGKVIEGKDAKGARILSVYDPLYRPIFGWSKNNGISSFRLSTQIIYGEESISPKTNNLLGQVWQQYDESGKIENVAFDFKGNLLSKKQQVISSVVLKTALNNYETYLIDWTGLPTILDIKIFETSNTFDALNRVIKISLPENVNNERKEITPTYNRGGTLAKVSYDGIEYVENIVYNAKGERLLVAFGNNVMTRYSYDYNTFRLLRQRSEKYVKSHIGNLITYEPQSGSNKQDDGFNFDLVGNILKILHRVNDCGITGSILGSNSLDRNFEYDPLYRVVSADGRESDTQHENDYLYSYAPTPGTPNANNVRNYTRKYTYDKLGNIQQVKQLGTNGFTRNFTYNEGYNSLQKVETLAPSLIEDFTYDSCGNQITAGTTRNYIWNAGNQLIAYYNQAGSSDPTIFVQYDYSGMNRVSKLVRTGTSTNPIYERTIYIDGLFEYCILENGTVYEKNYVHLTDDNSRVAIIRIGDLFPDDISADIIYNLEDQIRSSTVRLDVYGTIIDKEEYYPFGDSSLRTFTKKRYHYVGREKDLESGLYYYGARYYAAWTCRFISVDPLSSKYAHLSPYNYSDNNPINDYDIDGMQNNNSKNSEQGKNGGETVIQSTPMEGQRNFTDKNADRNEMLKLPTEGMKENNIVEFIYTNKDNSQLVSRYHFRNGDKWEKDVSGTSASGRFGHYYMGTYVYTSEVSSLKKNEDANPKSGEHSTGDGSSDVPPNGPPDVPGNPPPTGGGIKRPPKPPKTPILPPPQPCYEDQTRPVDINAQFNADTWTLTNRKSTYGWAKGLAKTMLHNPGSTLVLIYNLNFAENDPKIWNMINPVSKVKNREMGLNRAQELKRMLMGLGVPSSRISTIRGSLTAAKSVTGELINKVRIKCP
- a CDS encoding helix-turn-helix transcriptional regulator — its product is MAKKAINRIKVVLVEQGRTNKWLADKIGKNTTTVSRWCTNDMQPSLETLLLIADTLKVDVRELLHSTK
- a CDS encoding DUF922 domain-containing protein; protein product: MKKRKPSYLMIFILFSISSISLVDGNQLPKKQLSKGADVIFWDPKIKLTWDDFQGKPDEKSKYKASTYTIIDSKVNTRCDSIVDYDFVCSFGKKESWKKITTTNLLKHEQLHFDIAELATRKLRKEFLDYKFTSLDSINPMINRIFEKAVLTRRTLNNQYDKETNHGLVSEKQKLWEIKIAKELTELERYSKTRVVIKRVRSKK